A single region of the Deefgea piscis genome encodes:
- a CDS encoding Crp/Fnr family transcriptional regulator has translation MLSILQNVPLLQGFSEEQLEYMVQVGVKRSMPKGAFVFREGDPAEGMYVLLEGQTRYFSSDNQGKEFVFLIAEPGDAMGEISLLDDEPRGWSVQCEENCTFLMFSKQEFRDALNREPQVKDVVILNLARMVRILSTTMKNLALLDVYGRVRALFESMLETVDGQEMISQPLTQQAIADRVGSSREMIARILKELVFGGYIRLENKKIIIIQKLPERF, from the coding sequence ATGCTATCTATTTTACAAAATGTACCGTTGTTACAAGGTTTTTCTGAGGAACAACTTGAATATATGGTTCAAGTTGGCGTGAAACGTAGCATGCCCAAAGGGGCTTTTGTTTTCCGCGAAGGTGATCCTGCAGAAGGCATGTATGTGTTACTTGAAGGCCAGACTCGCTATTTTAGTAGCGATAATCAAGGCAAGGAGTTTGTCTTTTTGATTGCTGAGCCGGGTGATGCGATGGGTGAAATTTCTTTACTTGATGATGAGCCACGCGGCTGGTCGGTACAGTGTGAAGAAAACTGCACGTTTTTAATGTTTTCTAAGCAAGAGTTTCGCGATGCACTCAATCGTGAGCCGCAAGTCAAAGATGTTGTGATCCTTAATTTGGCACGCATGGTGCGCATTTTATCGACGACGATGAAAAATTTAGCATTGCTTGATGTGTATGGCCGAGTGCGGGCATTATTTGAATCCATGCTAGAAACCGTTGATGGACAGGAAATGATTTCTCAGCCATTAACCCAGCAAGCGATTGCTGATCGCGTTGGCTCATCACGTGAAATGATTGCACGGATTTTAAAAGAGTTGGTTTTTGGTGGTTATATTCGCTTAGAAAACAAAAAAATCATTATTATTCAAAAGCTACCTGAGCGTTTTTAA
- a CDS encoding YciI family protein produces MPLYAIIGTDKADSLADRLAVRPAHLARMEVLKAEGRLVLAGPFPAIDSVDPGPAGFSGSLIVAEFDSLTAAKAWVSADPYVTSGIFTDVSVKPFRHVLP; encoded by the coding sequence ATGCCTTTATACGCCATCATCGGTACTGACAAAGCAGATTCACTCGCCGATCGACTTGCAGTTCGACCAGCACATTTAGCGCGCATGGAAGTACTGAAAGCTGAAGGACGTTTAGTCCTTGCCGGTCCATTCCCCGCTATTGACAGTGTGGATCCGGGACCTGCAGGTTTTAGTGGTAGCTTGATTGTTGCCGAATTTGATTCCCTGACAGCTGCAAAAGCATGGGTGTCAGCTGACCCCTATGTAACAAGTGGAATTTTTACCGACGTGTCAGTGAAACCCTTCCGACATGTACTACCCTAA
- a CDS encoding Tim44 domain-containing protein → MARFANTLMVVMMSTALFTANMAEAKRVGGGRSGGMQRQAAPAPQRNNMQQQQAPRQQQAAPAQQKSGGMGMMGGVLGGLAAGSLLGYMFGNSGNASGSAQGDGGIPWGTLLLLGALTAGGVMWMRRRQQAQAQAVRPNAMNYAGMSPMPAAPAAPVEQDRVFRIGEGAAAPTSAWGGAAPLSAAPITRLPDGTEVAAFLRQARASFMHMQSLNSPSQAEEMRRYMTPELFADLKDEIGSNADVAEFPELNLQVLEAVNEGGRMIASVEFSGTVSESLHAAPVAFREIWHFVRPIDGDPRWMLAGIQQA, encoded by the coding sequence ATGGCGCGTTTTGCGAACACTTTAATGGTCGTCATGATGAGTACGGCTTTGTTTACTGCCAATATGGCCGAAGCAAAACGGGTTGGCGGCGGCCGCTCTGGTGGTATGCAGCGTCAAGCCGCACCAGCGCCACAGCGTAATAATATGCAACAGCAACAAGCGCCAAGACAGCAGCAGGCCGCACCCGCCCAACAAAAATCAGGCGGTATGGGCATGATGGGTGGTGTGTTGGGTGGATTGGCTGCGGGCTCATTATTGGGTTATATGTTTGGCAATAGCGGCAATGCATCGGGTTCTGCTCAAGGTGATGGCGGTATTCCGTGGGGTACTTTGTTATTACTCGGCGCTTTAACTGCGGGTGGTGTGATGTGGATGCGTCGTCGTCAACAGGCTCAAGCGCAAGCTGTACGTCCGAACGCGATGAATTATGCCGGCATGTCACCAATGCCAGCCGCACCCGCTGCGCCTGTTGAGCAAGATCGTGTGTTTCGGATTGGCGAAGGCGCTGCAGCACCAACCTCAGCATGGGGTGGGGCAGCACCATTAAGCGCAGCACCAATCACACGCTTGCCTGATGGCACTGAAGTGGCAGCATTTTTGCGCCAAGCGCGTGCAAGTTTTATGCACATGCAATCGCTGAACTCACCGTCCCAAGCAGAAGAAATGCGCCGCTATATGACGCCTGAATTGTTTGCTGACTTGAAAGATGAGATTGGCAGCAATGCAGATGTTGCAGAATTCCCAGAATTAAATCTGCAAGTACTTGAAGCAGTCAACGAAGGCGGCCGTATGATCGCCAGCGTTGAGTTCTCTGGCACAGTGAGCGAAAGTTTGCATGCAGCACCAGTGGCATTCCGTGAAATCTGGCACTTTGTTCGCCCGATTGATGGTGATCCACGGTGGATGCTGGCTGGAATTCAGCAGGCGTAA
- a CDS encoding FKBP-type peptidyl-prolyl cis-trans isomerase, protein MKHLLAAMVLLGSAISVNAATAPASVETTPSGIKITTLKVGTGPAPKASDTVSVHYRGTLENGTEFDSSYKRGKPATFPLSGVVPCWTEGVQKIKMGGKAKLVCPPQLAYGSRGIPGVIPANATLIFEVEVLEIK, encoded by the coding sequence ATGAAACATTTACTCGCTGCGATGGTCTTACTTGGCAGTGCTATAAGCGTTAATGCGGCCACGGCGCCAGCCAGTGTTGAAACCACCCCAAGTGGGATTAAAATTACCACTTTAAAAGTGGGTACTGGGCCAGCACCTAAAGCCAGTGACACCGTGAGCGTGCATTATCGAGGCACTTTAGAAAACGGCACTGAATTTGATAGCTCGTATAAACGCGGCAAACCAGCGACGTTTCCTTTAAGTGGTGTCGTTCCTTGCTGGACTGAAGGCGTACAAAAAATCAAAATGGGTGGCAAAGCTAAATTAGTTTGTCCGCCACAATTGGCCTACGGTAGCCGTGGCATTCCCGGCGTGATTCCAGCCAATGCCACCTTGATTTTTGAAGTTGAAGTTTTAGAAATTAAATAA
- a CDS encoding BolA family protein produces MISITEEIRLRLAVLEPENIDIFDDSSAHAGHAGAANGGGHFEVTIVSPVFAGKKSLQRHRMVYQYLADLIPTQIHALSIRALTPDEF; encoded by the coding sequence ATGATAAGCATTACCGAAGAAATCCGCCTGCGTTTAGCTGTGCTAGAGCCCGAAAACATTGATATTTTCGACGATAGCTCAGCGCACGCAGGACATGCCGGAGCCGCCAATGGCGGCGGTCATTTTGAAGTGACCATCGTTTCACCTGTATTTGCGGGTAAGAAATCGCTACAGAGACACCGTATGGTGTACCAGTATTTAGCTGACTTAATTCCAACACAAATACATGCACTCAGTATTCGAGCGTTAACGCCGGATGAATTTTAA
- a CDS encoding DedA family protein: protein MIELSLWLAGLFATAFLSATILPGNSEAALVAALHFRPDLGWLAVAVASLGNVLGGLLTVYLGRRLPKAPEAKWLPRLQRLGPVSLLLSWVPLMGDVLCGVAGWLRWPWRPVMLYLILGKVLRYLVIYALMLQWFSV, encoded by the coding sequence TTGATTGAGTTGTCTTTATGGTTGGCCGGATTATTTGCAACGGCTTTTTTGTCGGCAACGATATTACCGGGTAATTCTGAGGCGGCATTAGTGGCCGCTTTGCATTTTAGACCCGACTTAGGTTGGCTAGCGGTTGCAGTAGCCTCGTTGGGAAATGTGCTGGGTGGCTTGCTGACGGTGTATTTGGGGCGCCGCTTGCCTAAAGCACCCGAAGCGAAGTGGTTACCGCGCTTACAGCGTTTAGGGCCAGTCAGCTTGTTATTGTCTTGGGTGCCCTTGATGGGCGACGTGTTGTGTGGTGTTGCCGGTTGGTTGCGTTGGCCTTGGCGTCCAGTCATGCTTTACCTAATTTTGGGTAAAGTGCTGCGCTATTTAGTCATTTATGCATTGATGCTGCAGTGGTTTTCAGTTTAA
- a CDS encoding septation protein A: MKFLFDLFPILLFFGAYSYTNDIFLATGVTIVATFAQVAYSWIRHRHVDKMLWMSLVLITVMGGLTIVFHNKQFIMWKPTVLYWLFTLVLVGAWHLKQNNLIEKLMGAQMNLPRPIWTRLMYAWALFFLAMGALNIFVFHSFDEAIWVNFKVFGTLVLTLVFVVAQSVYLSKHIQPEEKD; the protein is encoded by the coding sequence ATGAAATTTCTTTTTGATCTATTTCCTATCCTGTTGTTTTTCGGCGCTTATAGCTATACCAACGATATTTTCCTCGCTACAGGCGTCACCATTGTGGCCACTTTTGCACAAGTCGCCTACAGCTGGATTCGTCATCGACATGTCGACAAAATGCTGTGGATGAGTTTGGTATTGATTACCGTCATGGGCGGACTCACAATCGTCTTTCACAACAAACAATTTATTATGTGGAAGCCAACCGTTTTATATTGGCTATTTACTCTGGTACTCGTTGGCGCTTGGCATCTGAAGCAAAATAATTTAATTGAAAAACTCATGGGTGCACAAATGAATTTACCGCGCCCGATTTGGACTCGATTAATGTACGCTTGGGCCTTGTTTTTTTTGGCGATGGGCGCACTTAATATCTTCGTATTTCATAGCTTTGACGAAGCCATTTGGGTCAATTTTAAAGTGTTTGGCACCTTGGTACTCACGCTCGTTTTTGTCGTGGCACAAAGTGTTTATTTGTCCAAACATATTCAGCCCGAAGAAAAAGATTAA
- a CDS encoding beta-barrel assembly-enhancing protease codes for MKQKIIALLIAACGITPLQAGEMPDFGDISQQGLSTQQEREIGENAMRQIRRSGAMLEDPEIVAYLNQVGYRLTDAAEISQPQFTFFPLLDASVNAFAMPGGFVGVHTGLLVQAQHESEVASVLAHEIAHVSQRHIARLIDGTKSSPWISLASIAVALLASQAGRGDAAVAAIAAGTGVAVQRQLDFTYSFEQEADRIGMQTLKKSGYDPSAMVVFFERLQKHNRLYENNAPDFLRTHPVTFKRISDAQARLGEIKFKAVPDSLEFLFIREKSRAMQMGGRDGVPYYQGIIQEKRYANETAQHYGLAYSYYLLQQYDLAWQSLQTAKDSLSKAKNHPMLAFLAGNIKLGQGKNAQAVQIMSDAVQAFPANRALLYGLIDAYIASGQFAEAKSSLNDALEFYPSDAWLYQRQAKMYAKQGDLMRQYQSQGEYYVRLQEYTAAFEQFELALKQPGNDFYLLSGIEARLNQLRQEQQDARKKK; via the coding sequence GTGAAACAAAAAATAATTGCTTTGTTGATCGCTGCTTGCGGCATAACACCACTTCAAGCCGGCGAGATGCCAGATTTTGGCGATATTTCGCAGCAAGGTTTGAGTACGCAACAAGAGCGTGAAATCGGTGAAAATGCGATGCGGCAAATTCGCCGTAGCGGTGCAATGCTCGAAGATCCTGAAATCGTCGCCTATCTAAATCAAGTCGGCTACCGCTTGACTGACGCAGCAGAAATTAGCCAACCCCAATTTACTTTTTTCCCCTTACTCGATGCCAGCGTGAATGCGTTTGCCATGCCCGGTGGTTTTGTTGGCGTACATACTGGTTTATTGGTGCAAGCACAGCATGAGTCTGAAGTCGCCAGCGTGTTGGCGCATGAAATTGCCCACGTGAGTCAGCGACATATTGCGCGTTTAATTGATGGTACAAAATCTAGTCCGTGGATTTCATTGGCCTCGATTGCAGTGGCTTTATTGGCGTCGCAAGCGGGACGAGGCGATGCCGCTGTGGCAGCAATTGCTGCGGGCACGGGCGTTGCCGTGCAAAGACAGCTTGATTTTACCTACTCGTTTGAACAAGAAGCCGATCGAATCGGCATGCAAACCCTAAAAAAATCGGGTTATGATCCGAGTGCGATGGTGGTGTTTTTTGAGCGGCTGCAAAAACATAATCGGCTGTATGAAAACAATGCGCCTGATTTTTTGCGCACTCACCCCGTTACATTCAAGCGAATTTCTGATGCCCAAGCACGCTTAGGTGAAATTAAATTTAAAGCGGTTCCCGATAGCCTCGAATTTTTATTCATTCGCGAAAAATCACGGGCAATGCAAATGGGCGGGCGTGATGGGGTGCCTTATTACCAAGGCATTATTCAAGAAAAACGTTACGCCAATGAAACTGCCCAGCACTATGGTTTGGCGTATTCGTATTATTTATTACAGCAATACGATTTGGCATGGCAGTCACTGCAAACGGCCAAAGACAGTTTGTCTAAAGCTAAAAATCACCCAATGTTGGCCTTTTTGGCCGGCAATATTAAATTGGGCCAAGGCAAAAATGCTCAAGCAGTACAAATCATGAGTGATGCGGTGCAGGCATTTCCGGCCAACCGCGCATTACTCTATGGTTTGATTGATGCTTATATTGCCAGCGGTCAATTTGCTGAAGCAAAATCGAGTTTGAATGATGCTTTGGAATTTTATCCTTCAGATGCTTGGCTGTACCAAAGGCAGGCGAAGATGTATGCCAAGCAAGGTGATCTAATGCGGCAGTATCAGTCGCAAGGCGAATACTACGTTAGGCTACAAGAATATACTGCGGCATTTGAACAGTTTGAATTGGCACTAAAGCAGCCCGGCAATGATTTTTACCTGCTCTCTGGTATTGAAGCAAGGCTCAATCAATTGCGCCAAGAGCAGCAAGATGCACGCAAGAAAAAATAA
- a CDS encoding Crp/Fnr family transcriptional regulator produces the protein MRSILAQTQLFSSLTDEELAQVESLGILRNIAKGTILFYENDVVECMYVLLEGRLKLYSSNDSGREFVYHVAEPGISFGELALFCDERRSICAEAETDCVVMSIHKTDFMSLLVMTPELKDQMLNSAMKVIFSLTNMVRDFALKDVYGRIRVLFERLAQPTAEGLLIDEQMSQQDIADRVGASREMIAKIMRELVAGGYVETGRKRLVILKKLPEQF, from the coding sequence ATGCGTTCAATATTGGCACAAACACAATTATTTAGTTCTTTAACTGATGAAGAACTTGCACAGGTTGAATCCTTAGGTATTTTGCGTAATATTGCAAAAGGCACGATTTTATTTTATGAAAACGACGTGGTCGAATGCATGTATGTTTTATTGGAAGGGCGTTTAAAGCTTTACTCTAGTAATGACAGTGGGCGAGAGTTTGTTTATCACGTTGCTGAGCCCGGTATTTCTTTTGGTGAGTTGGCTTTGTTTTGTGATGAGCGTCGTTCAATTTGTGCTGAAGCCGAAACCGATTGCGTGGTGATGAGTATTCATAAAACAGACTTTATGAGTTTGTTGGTAATGACCCCAGAACTGAAAGATCAGATGCTTAATAGTGCAATGAAGGTTATCTTTTCTTTAACCAATATGGTGAGAGATTTTGCACTCAAAGATGTTTATGGACGAATTCGAGTTTTGTTCGAGCGTTTAGCACAACCTACAGCAGAAGGTTTGTTGATTGATGAGCAGATGAGTCAACAAGATATCGCTGATCGTGTTGGCGCTTCGCGTGAAATGATTGCTAAAATTATGCGAGAACTGGTAGCGGGCGGTTACGTAGAGACCGGACGTAAGCGATTGGTGATTTTGAAAAAATTACCAGAGCAATTTTAA
- a CDS encoding YkgJ family cysteine cluster protein, with product MNSQDQQIKIRQEDGRVFIDMPDNNTHVCASCGACCNHFRVSFYAGEVAGSFTDSEFAVPSDKIIMISPVYAAMKGTNQQQVTCISFKGEVGKSSHCSIYSQRSSTCREFYVYDEAGQPNPACQTARAAHQLMPLPTLPVAQKQTAEA from the coding sequence ATGAATAGCCAAGACCAACAAATTAAAATACGGCAAGAAGACGGCCGAGTTTTTATCGATATGCCCGATAACAATACCCATGTTTGCGCCAGTTGCGGTGCGTGTTGCAATCATTTTCGGGTTTCGTTTTACGCCGGAGAAGTCGCAGGAAGTTTTACTGACAGTGAATTTGCCGTCCCCAGCGATAAAATCATTATGATCTCGCCAGTGTACGCAGCAATGAAAGGCACCAATCAGCAACAAGTAACGTGCATCAGCTTTAAAGGTGAGGTTGGAAAAAGCAGTCATTGCAGTATTTACAGCCAGCGCTCTAGTACTTGTCGTGAATTTTATGTGTATGACGAAGCCGGTCAACCTAATCCAGCCTGCCAAACCGCCAGAGCAGCGCATCAATTAATGCCATTACCTACGTTGCCAGTCGCACAAAAACAAACTGCCGAGGCTTAA
- the smpB gene encoding SsrA-binding protein SmpB, whose protein sequence is MVIVDNRKAFHDFFIEEKLEAGIMLEGWEVKSIRAGRVQIKEAYVIHKNGDFYLFGCHISPLLNASSHVVPDVVRTRKLLLKQREIDKLAMKVDRSGYTVVPINMHLKNGFIKVEIGLAKGKKQHDKRQAEKDREWVREKARIVRDATKQG, encoded by the coding sequence ATGGTTATCGTCGATAATCGTAAAGCGTTTCACGACTTCTTTATTGAAGAAAAGCTAGAAGCGGGCATTATGCTCGAGGGGTGGGAAGTTAAATCCATCCGAGCTGGCCGCGTGCAAATCAAAGAAGCTTATGTGATCCATAAAAATGGTGACTTTTATTTATTTGGTTGCCATATTTCACCGCTGCTTAATGCATCATCGCATGTCGTTCCCGATGTGGTTCGTACGCGTAAATTATTGCTCAAACAACGTGAAATCGATAAGTTGGCGATGAAAGTGGATCGCTCGGGTTATACCGTGGTGCCGATCAATATGCATCTTAAAAATGGTTTTATCAAAGTTGAGATTGGTTTGGCTAAAGGTAAAAAACAACATGATAAACGCCAAGCAGAAAAAGATCGTGAATGGGTACGTGAAAAAGCCAGAATCGTTCGTGATGCGACCAAACAAGGTTGA
- the plsY gene encoding glycerol-3-phosphate 1-O-acyltransferase PlsY produces the protein MSLPMSLLIIAAYLLGSLSFAVIVSKTMGLADPRTYGSNNPGATNVLRSGNKKAAALTLLGDALKGWIAVFAAQWIAPLIGLGEAGSPSYTLAIAAVMIAVTIGHMWPIFFKFKGGKGVATAAGILLALNLWLGLATLAIWVFVAKVLKISSLSALIAAAATPLLTALLLPNQTVYLGAVTVIAVLLIQRHKQNIIGLMKGKESKIGDNSKS, from the coding sequence ATGTCGCTGCCAATGTCATTGCTGATTATCGCCGCCTATTTACTCGGATCGCTGTCTTTTGCCGTGATTGTATCTAAAACCATGGGCTTAGCTGATCCACGCACCTATGGCTCAAACAATCCCGGTGCTACCAATGTTTTACGTTCAGGCAATAAAAAAGCGGCCGCGCTCACCTTACTTGGTGATGCATTAAAAGGTTGGATCGCCGTCTTTGCCGCCCAATGGATTGCCCCGCTCATCGGCCTTGGAGAGGCCGGCTCGCCCAGCTACACCCTCGCCATTGCCGCGGTCATGATTGCAGTAACCATTGGTCATATGTGGCCGATTTTCTTTAAATTTAAAGGGGGCAAAGGTGTTGCCACTGCGGCAGGCATTTTATTGGCACTCAACCTATGGCTTGGCTTGGCCACACTCGCAATTTGGGTCTTTGTGGCTAAAGTGCTCAAGATTTCATCGCTGTCGGCCTTAATCGCCGCTGCCGCAACGCCGTTGCTAACCGCTTTATTACTGCCCAATCAAACCGTTTATCTTGGCGCGGTCACAGTGATTGCGGTGTTACTCATTCAACGGCACAAACAAAACATCATCGGCCTAATGAAAGGCAAAGAAAGCAAAATCGGTGATAACAGTAAATCTTAA
- a CDS encoding dihydroneopterin aldolase → MDIIYLQQVRASTVLGWYDWERTQSQVVELDLEIGLPSARACVSDHLNDTIDYDKVVTQIRQDLTEKHFLLLEALAEHIANIVLNDFGAPWIKVSVTKLGILQEVARVGVTIERGQRA, encoded by the coding sequence ATGGATATTATTTATTTGCAGCAAGTGCGTGCCAGCACGGTATTGGGTTGGTACGACTGGGAACGCACACAGTCACAAGTCGTCGAATTGGATTTAGAAATCGGCCTACCTTCGGCGCGCGCCTGTGTTTCTGATCATTTGAACGACACGATTGATTATGACAAAGTGGTCACGCAGATTCGGCAAGATTTAACCGAAAAGCACTTCCTTTTACTCGAAGCTTTGGCCGAGCATATTGCCAATATTGTACTGAATGATTTTGGTGCACCTTGGATTAAAGTTTCGGTCACTAAGTTAGGGATTTTGCAAGAAGTCGCTCGTGTTGGGGTGACGATTGAGCGTGGGCAGCGTGCTTAA
- a CDS encoding asparaginase, with protein sequence MPAQYKAPQRILCLYTGGTIGCAPSPLGLAPKAGILSPVITNLLAQEHNLGIALTLREYPEALDSSSMQPSDWLRIAQDIDAAYHQFDGFIILHGTDTLAWTAAALHWQLNQIDKPVVITGSQRPWLELGSDAPANFQLALDAVQSQRHAVMVAFNGLLLPGYAVKKLDADADAAFAAPNWQGEWPSTQPGNYQFYPLNPSLNILSIKLYPGSETWLASSINSQVFAAIAIETYGSGNIPDHFLLKSALKNAVNAKSLIINCSQCIRGQVRQGHYAAGSFLQEINALAAGRLTIEAATTWLYTALAKKTDQDSLRKAWQTVAHMV encoded by the coding sequence ATGCCAGCGCAGTACAAAGCACCTCAACGCATTCTTTGCCTCTATACCGGTGGCACCATAGGCTGCGCACCAAGCCCCTTAGGTTTAGCACCTAAAGCAGGGATTTTAAGCCCAGTGATTACCAATTTACTCGCACAAGAGCATAACCTCGGCATTGCACTTACTTTACGCGAATACCCTGAGGCACTCGATTCATCGAGCATGCAACCCTCAGATTGGCTAAGAATCGCTCAAGATATTGACGCGGCCTATCATCAATTTGATGGATTCATTATTTTACACGGCACAGACACCTTAGCCTGGACCGCGGCCGCACTACACTGGCAACTCAATCAAATCGATAAACCCGTCGTCATCACAGGTTCCCAGCGTCCATGGCTTGAATTGGGTAGCGATGCGCCGGCAAATTTTCAACTAGCACTTGATGCAGTACAAAGTCAACGCCACGCTGTGATGGTGGCATTTAATGGCCTGTTATTGCCGGGTTATGCCGTAAAAAAACTCGACGCTGATGCCGACGCTGCATTTGCAGCCCCAAATTGGCAAGGAGAATGGCCAAGTACTCAGCCAGGGAACTATCAGTTTTACCCACTCAACCCAAGCCTAAACATTCTCAGTATTAAACTTTATCCGGGCAGTGAGACTTGGCTAGCATCCAGTATTAATTCGCAGGTATTTGCTGCAATCGCTATAGAAACCTATGGTAGTGGCAATATACCCGACCATTTTTTATTAAAAAGCGCCCTAAAAAACGCAGTAAACGCTAAAAGTTTAATAATAAATTGTAGCCAGTGCATTCGAGGTCAAGTGCGCCAAGGACATTACGCGGCAGGTAGTTTTTTACAAGAAATCAATGCATTAGCAGCCGGGCGCTTAACTATAGAAGCAGCAACAACGTGGCTCTATACGGCACTCGCTAAAAAAACTGATCAGGATTCATTGCGTAAGGCATGGCAAACTGTGGCGCATATGGTATAG
- a CDS encoding HD domain-containing phosphohydrolase, whose protein sequence is MEGFVGLPLKHWEHSAIMPQVNHHYHNPVLEHSEKLNQKLVQLHDQILVRIPNIDRIACAIYEEKEDLLKTFINSTRNGKAINNYQCKLSTSYELNLLAKNSEYRALSEISETIGTGTAHSDWLLKQGYRSSFTVPMYDEGVFLGFIFFDSLQPSAFTTAVQRDLILYCNLINMLISNELAIVRITLASARMARDFANLRDFETGAHLERMARFSRMIAKKIAEKHQLSDETIEHIFIFAPLHDIGKIGIPDQVLLKPGKLTSEEKLIMQSHVQKGVAVVQKIIGDFGLQKLSDSQVLLNIVQCHHEFLDGSGYPQQLTASDIPIEARIVTVADIFDALISPRPYKVAWSMEKACDELNRMVQAGQLDADCVAALVELSHEFSEIALNFQDDVLADAAPTIPQYSML, encoded by the coding sequence TTGGAAGGTTTTGTTGGTTTACCACTTAAGCATTGGGAGCACAGCGCCATCATGCCTCAAGTCAATCATCATTATCATAACCCAGTGCTTGAGCACAGCGAAAAGCTCAATCAAAAATTAGTGCAGCTGCATGATCAAATTTTAGTTCGTATTCCCAATATCGATCGAATTGCCTGCGCTATTTATGAAGAAAAAGAAGACCTACTAAAAACATTTATCAATAGTACCCGCAATGGCAAAGCCATTAATAATTATCAATGTAAATTATCCACCAGCTATGAATTAAATTTACTCGCTAAAAATTCAGAATATCGGGCATTAAGTGAAATATCCGAAACAATTGGTACCGGTACCGCGCATTCTGATTGGCTATTAAAGCAGGGTTATCGTTCATCATTTACCGTACCAATGTATGACGAAGGGGTTTTTTTAGGGTTTATCTTTTTTGATTCATTACAGCCATCGGCATTTACGACGGCAGTACAGCGCGATTTAATCTTGTATTGTAATTTGATCAATATGTTGATTTCAAATGAGCTGGCTATTGTGCGTATTACACTGGCATCGGCGCGTATGGCGCGCGATTTTGCTAATCTACGTGATTTTGAAACTGGTGCACATTTAGAAAGAATGGCGCGTTTCTCGCGAATGATAGCCAAAAAAATTGCCGAAAAACATCAATTAAGCGATGAAACCATCGAGCATATTTTTATATTTGCACCGCTGCACGATATTGGCAAAATTGGTATTCCTGATCAGGTTTTACTTAAGCCTGGAAAATTGACTAGCGAAGAAAAGCTGATTATGCAAAGCCATGTGCAAAAAGGCGTTGCCGTGGTGCAAAAAATTATTGGTGATTTTGGTCTGCAGAAACTATCTGATTCGCAAGTACTATTAAATATCGTGCAATGTCATCATGAATTTTTAGATGGTAGTGGCTATCCCCAGCAATTAACTGCAAGTGATATTCCAATTGAAGCGCGTATTGTCACGGTAGCGGATATTTTTGACGCTTTAATTAGCCCGCGCCCTTATAAAGTGGCATGGTCAATGGAAAAAGCATGTGATGAATTAAATCGGATGGTACAAGCAGGGCAACTCGATGCCGATTGCGTTGCGGCCTTAGTTGAATTAAGCCATGAGTTCAGCGAGATTGCGCTCAATTTTCAAGATGATGTGTTGGCCGATGCGGCGCCAACAATACCGCAATATTCAATGTTATGA
- the lptM gene encoding LPS translocon maturation chaperone LptM, whose product MRALIAFLLTALFLTACGFKGPLYLPKPTEATSTSNSQTLIASSPTASAASATALQK is encoded by the coding sequence ATGCGCGCCCTCATTGCCTTTTTATTGACTGCTTTATTCCTCACCGCTTGTGGCTTTAAAGGTCCGCTTTATTTGCCTAAACCAACGGAAGCAACGTCAACCAGCAATAGCCAGACGTTGATTGCCAGCAGTCCAACGGCGTCGGCAGCCAGTGCAACTGCGCTGCAAAAATAA
- the cyaY gene encoding iron donor protein CyaY, translating into MTESEFLTVSDAIFRQIEIALDAVDFDVDTLCTGNVLEIEFENASKVIVNRHAANQEIWLAARSGGYHYRLVDGQWRNTRGEGELFSDVAAAISAHAGEAFHF; encoded by the coding sequence ATGACTGAATCAGAATTTTTAACGGTAAGTGATGCCATTTTTCGTCAAATTGAAATCGCTCTCGATGCAGTGGATTTTGATGTTGATACGCTATGCACTGGCAATGTATTAGAAATTGAATTTGAAAACGCCAGCAAGGTCATCGTTAATCGCCATGCGGCCAATCAAGAAATCTGGCTTGCAGCGCGCTCTGGTGGCTATCACTATCGTTTAGTCGATGGGCAATGGCGCAATACGCGTGGTGAAGGTGAATTATTCAGTGATGTTGCTGCTGCAATTAGTGCGCATGCGGGTGAGGCATTTCATTTTTGA